Proteins encoded by one window of Tunturibacter psychrotolerans:
- a CDS encoding DUF3857 domain-containing protein: MNETSRCRLCCFSLFSALALFATPLTHAQWTVPTPEELSMTSQPEVPGAPAVYLFREETTEDKLHMFSTYVRLKVLTERGKENANVELNYMHYSEGSSIVIDNIEGRTIHSDGTIIPFTGKPYDKLVQKTQGLRVMSKVFTLPDVEVGSIIEYRYKLRLDDNWFMAPKWFIQSSLYTRKAHYAWRPTDQQLISDEDGAPSTSISWTKILPAGAQLKQTQLPATGLSNGQYIFDLDVHDVPPAPEEDYMPPTSSFTYRVLFYYSAYRSPDDFWKNAGKHWAKLQDKFIGPCPAVSAAVRDLVLPTDTQDQKLRKIYAAVMRLENTNYTREHSTAEEKSQGLKEVRNTDDIWTRKRGNNDQITALFVAMARAAGMKAYVGVVTNRDRSLFYRAYLSMSQLNDDIAIVNVDGKDEFFDPGSRYCPYQHLEWKHSQTSGLRQVDGGSGSLETPGEPYTYSKILRVADLSMDEHGEVSGIVKMTYIGSPAVYWRQRGLVGDDESLKRELRTLVESLMPAGADVKVTSIDKLQDYDQPLVVNFQFKGAIGSATGKRLLVPADVFETNTKPTFPHEKRDIPVYFSYALINQDAVRIKFPPNFSVESLPTSDKMTFQKFAVYSLNSESTPNSFTIRRDYFLGEIYYKTEEYPELRGFYSKMETKDQETVILTTTPAANKPTPAGN; encoded by the coding sequence ATGAACGAAACTTCACGCTGTCGTCTATGCTGCTTTTCTCTTTTCTCTGCCTTGGCTCTCTTCGCTACACCCCTCACCCACGCTCAATGGACCGTCCCCACCCCTGAAGAGCTCTCGATGACCTCTCAGCCTGAGGTGCCTGGTGCCCCAGCGGTCTATCTCTTCCGCGAAGAGACTACCGAAGATAAGCTGCATATGTTCAGCACCTACGTCCGGCTCAAGGTCCTCACCGAACGCGGCAAAGAGAATGCCAACGTCGAGCTCAATTACATGCACTATAGCGAAGGCAGCTCCATCGTCATCGACAACATCGAAGGCAGAACCATCCACTCCGACGGAACCATCATCCCCTTCACCGGCAAACCCTACGACAAACTCGTCCAAAAGACCCAAGGTCTGCGGGTGATGTCCAAGGTCTTCACCCTGCCTGACGTCGAGGTGGGCAGCATCATCGAATACCGCTACAAGCTTCGGCTCGACGACAACTGGTTCATGGCGCCGAAGTGGTTCATCCAGTCCTCCCTCTACACCCGCAAGGCCCACTACGCCTGGAGACCCACCGACCAGCAGTTGATCTCGGACGAAGACGGTGCACCCTCCACCTCCATCTCCTGGACCAAAATCCTTCCTGCCGGCGCGCAACTGAAACAGACCCAACTTCCCGCAACGGGCCTCTCAAATGGCCAGTACATCTTCGATCTCGACGTGCATGATGTCCCCCCCGCTCCCGAGGAGGACTACATGCCACCCACCTCCAGCTTTACCTACCGCGTCCTCTTCTACTACTCCGCTTATCGCTCCCCGGATGATTTTTGGAAGAACGCAGGCAAGCATTGGGCGAAGCTGCAGGACAAGTTCATCGGGCCTTGCCCTGCAGTCTCCGCCGCCGTTCGCGACCTCGTCCTCCCGACGGACACGCAGGATCAGAAGCTTCGCAAGATCTACGCTGCTGTGATGAGGCTCGAAAACACCAACTACACACGCGAACACTCCACCGCAGAAGAGAAGTCGCAGGGCCTCAAAGAAGTTCGCAACACAGACGATATCTGGACTCGCAAGCGCGGCAACAACGACCAGATCACCGCTCTGTTCGTCGCCATGGCGCGCGCAGCCGGCATGAAGGCATATGTCGGCGTCGTCACCAATCGTGACCGAAGCCTCTTCTACCGCGCCTACCTCAGCATGTCGCAGCTCAACGACGACATTGCCATCGTCAACGTAGACGGCAAAGACGAGTTCTTCGACCCAGGCTCCCGCTACTGCCCCTACCAGCATCTCGAGTGGAAGCACAGCCAGACCAGCGGGCTTCGTCAGGTCGACGGCGGATCCGGTTCGCTCGAGACTCCCGGCGAGCCCTACACCTATTCAAAGATCCTTCGCGTGGCCGACCTGAGCATGGACGAGCACGGCGAAGTCTCCGGCATCGTAAAGATGACTTATATAGGCTCTCCAGCTGTTTATTGGCGACAGCGCGGCCTCGTCGGCGACGACGAAAGTCTGAAACGCGAACTCCGCACCCTCGTCGAAAGCCTCATGCCTGCCGGAGCCGACGTCAAGGTCACCTCCATCGACAAGCTCCAGGACTATGACCAGCCCCTCGTCGTGAACTTTCAGTTCAAAGGCGCGATCGGCTCCGCAACCGGCAAGCGCCTGCTCGTTCCTGCAGACGTCTTCGAAACCAATACCAAACCCACCTTCCCGCATGAGAAACGAGATATCCCTGTCTACTTTTCCTACGCCCTCATCAATCAGGATGCTGTCCGCATCAAGTTCCCACCCAACTTCTCCGTAGAATCTCTTCCCACGAGCGACAAGATGACCTTTCAGAAGTTTGCTGTCTATTCTCTGAACTCCGAGTCCACTCCGAACAGCTTCACCATCCGTCGCGACTACTTCCTGGGAGAGATCTACTACAAGACCGAGGAGTATCCCGAGCTTCGCGGCTTCTACTCAAAAATGGAGACCAAAGATCAGGAGACCGTCATCCTCACCACCACACCCGCCGCCAACAAACCAACCCCGGCAGGGAACTGA
- a CDS encoding DUF3857 domain-containing transglutaminase family protein, which produces MNLRTNPQAEQVRKSSLYLSVTLLLISALPALASKPDSVPDWVRTAAQQKLPQYPPNTNAVVLLEDTTYTVAPDGSATEHFRSVVKILRPQGRDEGIIGVPFDKDTKILSMHVWSIGPDGHEYAVKDNEMVELGYPNQGSLFEDLKIKAANAPARDPGGVVAYEYEQRTHPYLTEKTWFFQSELPRLNQSFTLELPPGFTHGTVWAHSKETAAIDLEHQRWRWEMKDTPPIDLEQVELRPSEFSLEGRMTVHYAGPTLPAPTEGTWQSIGEWYQTLAKDRLTATPEIATKAKELAGDKTDFYDKTEAIAEFVQKQVRYFVIEMGIGGYQPHYAADIFRNRYGDCKDKATLLVSMLSTIGVHGALVMVDDRRGVVDPDAPSIVGDHMISAIEIPKDYNSPKLRSVVTSKSGRRYLIFDPTWDKTAFGQLENNLQGGYGVLMEGHDSQIIGFPVLPPDLNTVRRTAVFQLQPDGSLKGTVIEKRFGDLSEHRRDLYTSGDAKEQTKYLDHLLGQDFTTFSVSDFKVQNAEALNKDLTTSYSLTVDRFGKPMGPLIMVRPRVLGSDQLYADRKERNNIPINLNETMQEQDDYTIELPTGYVVDEIPDPIKLDLGFASYESSSVVKDHTLHYTRTYTVREVTLPADKYPDVQQLSGVIAADEQSKAVLKKQ; this is translated from the coding sequence ATGAACCTACGAACGAACCCGCAAGCCGAGCAAGTGCGCAAATCATCCCTGTATCTCTCAGTCACCCTTCTCCTGATCAGCGCTCTACCCGCACTCGCCTCCAAACCCGACAGTGTTCCCGACTGGGTCCGCACTGCCGCGCAGCAGAAACTTCCACAGTACCCGCCCAACACCAACGCAGTAGTCCTTCTCGAAGACACTACCTACACCGTGGCTCCCGATGGCAGCGCCACCGAGCACTTCCGCAGCGTCGTCAAAATCCTGCGCCCGCAAGGCCGTGACGAGGGCATCATCGGCGTCCCCTTCGACAAGGACACCAAGATTCTCTCGATGCATGTCTGGAGCATCGGCCCCGATGGACACGAGTACGCCGTCAAAGACAACGAGATGGTCGAGCTCGGCTACCCGAACCAGGGCAGTCTCTTCGAAGACCTCAAAATCAAGGCAGCCAACGCACCCGCCCGTGACCCCGGCGGCGTCGTAGCCTACGAGTACGAGCAGCGCACCCATCCTTACCTCACCGAAAAGACCTGGTTCTTCCAAAGCGAGCTCCCTCGACTCAATCAGAGCTTCACCCTCGAACTGCCTCCCGGCTTCACTCACGGCACGGTCTGGGCTCATAGCAAAGAGACCGCAGCCATCGACCTCGAACATCAGCGCTGGCGTTGGGAGATGAAAGACACTCCCCCCATTGATCTCGAACAAGTCGAACTGCGCCCATCGGAGTTCTCTCTCGAGGGCCGTATGACAGTCCACTATGCCGGACCAACTCTCCCCGCGCCCACTGAGGGCACCTGGCAGAGCATCGGCGAGTGGTATCAGACCCTGGCAAAAGACCGCCTCACCGCCACACCCGAGATCGCGACCAAAGCGAAGGAACTTGCGGGCGACAAAACCGATTTCTACGACAAGACGGAAGCTATCGCCGAGTTCGTTCAGAAACAGGTCCGCTACTTCGTCATCGAGATGGGCATCGGTGGTTACCAACCGCACTACGCCGCCGACATCTTCCGCAACCGCTACGGCGACTGCAAAGACAAAGCCACCCTGCTCGTCTCGATGCTCTCTACGATAGGGGTCCACGGCGCTCTCGTCATGGTCGACGACCGCCGCGGAGTCGTCGATCCCGACGCCCCTTCAATCGTCGGCGACCACATGATCTCCGCTATCGAAATCCCGAAGGACTACAACTCGCCGAAGCTTCGCAGCGTAGTTACCTCAAAGTCCGGTCGCCGTTATCTCATCTTCGACCCCACCTGGGACAAGACCGCCTTCGGTCAACTTGAGAACAACCTTCAGGGTGGCTACGGAGTCCTGATGGAGGGCCACGACAGCCAGATCATCGGCTTTCCTGTTCTTCCTCCCGATCTCAACACAGTCCGCCGTACCGCCGTCTTCCAGTTGCAACCTGACGGCTCGCTCAAAGGCACTGTCATCGAGAAGCGCTTCGGCGACCTCTCTGAACACCGCCGCGACCTGTATACCAGCGGAGATGCCAAAGAGCAGACGAAGTACCTCGACCATCTTCTCGGCCAGGACTTCACCACCTTCAGCGTCTCCGACTTCAAGGTCCAGAACGCCGAGGCTCTCAACAAAGACCTCACAACCTCCTACTCCCTCACCGTCGACCGCTTCGGAAAACCCATGGGCCCTCTGATCATGGTCCGTCCCCGCGTCCTCGGCAGCGATCAGCTCTACGCCGATCGCAAAGAACGAAACAACATCCCCATCAACCTCAACGAAACGATGCAAGAGCAGGACGACTACACCATCGAACTCCCCACAGGATACGTCGTCGACGAGATACCCGATCCCATCAAGCTCGACCTCGGCTTTGCCTCTTACGAAAGCTCTAGCGTTGTTAAAGACCACACTCTCCACTACACCCGCACCTACACCGTCCGCGAGGTCACTCTGCCCGCTGACAAATATCCCGATGTCCAGCAACTCTCCGGCGTCATAGCAGCCGACGAACAAAGCAAAGCGGTTCTCAAAAAGCAGTAA
- the bcsA gene encoding UDP-forming cellulose synthase catalytic subunit gives MREYPLFDKFQSGDALFYKALRFLILFSGVFLLAFTGILELTWPQQIVLGILTVALVIWADHSSGSYLVTLTLMLASMFSTFRYGFWRISTTVKFFRDPGSTWSILDGFFICLLLFAEIYAFVVLFLGYFQTLWPLRRTPVSLPDDINQWPAVDLLIPTYNEPLSVVKYTALAAMNIDWPADRLNVYLLDDGRREEFRQFAEEAAIGYMTREDNEHAKAGNINHALAQLNAPYVVIFDCDHVPTRSFLQITMGWFLRDKKLGMLQTPHHFYSPDPFERNLGQFRTIPNEGELFNGIVQDGNDFWNATFFCGSCAVLRRSALDEIGGIAVETVTEDAHTSLRMQTNGWNTAYINIPQAAGLATERLSGHIRQRIRWARGMVQILRTENPLFARGLSAAQRLCYFNAMTHFLYALPRLIFLTAPLVYLIFGHVNLPGYWLLIFAYALPHLVLANIANSRIQGQHRHSFWNQIYETVLAPYIFLPTLFAFINPKFGNFDVTAKGGIVTRRFFDARMAQPFLFLIAINAFGILCAIPRFIEFPGAGTPSPLHFIADMYDGGHPGTILMNLLWASFNMVILGVATSVAWESRQRRQAVRLPMSVPADVELANGAVVRGVTSDMSSGGLMVRIERAFTATTGDSVKLTLPVLDGKATLPATLVGIEGNTLRAQFDPLTLQEEEALTMVLYSRADTWLGWGEAREADQPLTSLRRIVQLAGQGFLRTFRSGSKSKEISPNGKLTTSVVPLLALAVLFCSPALSAQIHPLHSTHLLIQNDATTPPPAQAAPPAQAPTPAPAATPTPSTPATQNATSAENPQPPQTPPAVKPFLSYKAYAARLAAAQAAAALPPDTFDNVIHLSDLGAPRTIIMQGVDAFNTLHFSLPQTQVAKTATLHLRYHFSPGLIPSQSHLKLSLNGTYFATLSAVTHDIPQTPTSAKPVPDPGNDLLESTVTLPVDALTRDNKLTIEFVGHYAAQCEDPSHSTLWAHIDNDSTLEVAGSLTPLHDDLKLLPAPFYEPQINHSVIPIVFLGQPSQKALQAAGIVASWFGILADSRPIRFPISIGTIPSGNAIVIGQSGASFPAALQINSIAGPTIVMRTNPSDPYSKVLVLTGETDADVLNAALALVLQRNLLTGDRVRIPEIKLPAAREADDAPRWLSTDRNIPIGDLLQTANLQTDGTDPIALYLRLPPDLFYGTRQNLGFHVAYRYNGVPLSDDSSLQVYLNDAYVNSTPLSHNDKPTPERIVPFPVSDLRPFSNSVLLRFFFQLVRKPDCPEVGLTNLQGSILKDSYLDLKDIPHLAVLPNLEIFANAGYPFTRKADLSDTAVVLPDTPSTDEIELFLTLMSHFGAQTGYPVLNVTVTNPEGMKPDAHKDYLVLGTVDDQNAINRLNPSLPVSVDGSGLHIQDTQDFFTQLQHAWWKVRSSDHVQSGQLETAGGIPDALIEGVEWPSGSKQSVVVIALRDKSVVPNFLSTFLQTSQSSDISQSVSVLHGSHFSSYRIGNDVYRVGSLSLWLQLNMLFSDYQWLMVISTLVVCFLLAVILRSALRRRARARLQGTSYTHSA, from the coding sequence ATGAGGGAGTATCCTCTCTTTGACAAATTCCAATCAGGTGACGCACTCTTCTACAAGGCACTTCGCTTTCTCATCCTGTTCAGTGGAGTATTTTTACTAGCGTTCACCGGTATCCTGGAGCTCACCTGGCCCCAGCAGATAGTTCTCGGCATCCTCACCGTAGCGCTTGTCATCTGGGCAGATCATAGCTCCGGCTCTTACCTGGTTACGCTGACGTTGATGCTCGCGTCCATGTTCTCCACCTTCCGTTACGGCTTCTGGAGAATCTCCACCACCGTCAAATTCTTTCGTGACCCCGGCTCGACATGGAGCATTCTCGACGGCTTTTTCATCTGCCTCCTGCTTTTTGCCGAGATCTACGCCTTCGTCGTCCTCTTTCTCGGTTACTTCCAAACGCTCTGGCCGCTCCGCCGCACCCCGGTCTCTCTCCCCGACGACATCAACCAGTGGCCTGCCGTCGATCTCCTCATTCCCACTTATAACGAGCCGCTTAGCGTCGTGAAGTACACCGCCCTCGCCGCCATGAACATCGACTGGCCCGCCGATCGGCTCAACGTTTACCTGCTCGACGACGGCAGGCGCGAAGAGTTTCGCCAATTTGCCGAAGAGGCCGCCATCGGTTACATGACCCGCGAAGACAACGAGCACGCCAAGGCCGGCAACATCAACCACGCCCTGGCTCAACTCAACGCTCCCTACGTCGTGATCTTCGATTGCGATCACGTCCCAACCCGAAGCTTCCTGCAGATCACAATGGGCTGGTTCCTGCGCGACAAAAAGCTCGGGATGCTACAAACCCCGCATCATTTCTATTCGCCCGATCCCTTCGAGCGCAATCTCGGCCAGTTCCGTACGATCCCCAATGAAGGCGAGCTCTTCAACGGAATCGTTCAGGATGGCAACGACTTCTGGAACGCGACCTTCTTCTGTGGCTCCTGCGCTGTCCTTCGCCGCTCAGCCCTCGATGAGATCGGCGGCATCGCCGTCGAAACCGTCACCGAAGACGCTCACACCTCGCTCCGAATGCAGACCAACGGTTGGAATACTGCCTACATCAACATCCCCCAGGCCGCCGGTCTCGCCACCGAGCGCCTCAGCGGGCACATCCGGCAGCGCATCCGATGGGCACGCGGCATGGTCCAGATCCTGCGCACTGAAAATCCACTCTTCGCTCGCGGCCTCAGCGCAGCGCAGCGTCTCTGCTACTTCAACGCAATGACGCATTTCCTTTACGCTCTGCCGCGCCTCATCTTCCTCACTGCACCGCTCGTCTATCTCATCTTCGGACACGTCAATCTACCCGGCTACTGGCTGCTCATCTTCGCCTACGCCCTCCCGCACCTGGTTCTCGCGAACATCGCCAACTCGCGCATTCAGGGCCAACATCGCCATTCTTTCTGGAACCAGATCTACGAGACCGTCCTCGCACCTTACATCTTTCTCCCCACGCTCTTCGCGTTCATCAATCCTAAGTTCGGCAACTTCGACGTGACCGCAAAAGGCGGTATCGTCACTCGAAGATTTTTCGACGCCCGCATGGCCCAGCCCTTCTTGTTTCTCATCGCGATCAACGCCTTCGGAATCCTCTGCGCCATCCCCCGGTTCATCGAATTTCCCGGTGCAGGAACACCCTCGCCGTTGCATTTCATCGCCGACATGTACGACGGCGGCCATCCCGGCACCATCCTGATGAACCTCCTCTGGGCCTCGTTCAACATGGTGATTCTCGGCGTCGCCACCTCCGTAGCCTGGGAGAGCCGCCAGCGCCGTCAGGCCGTCCGTCTCCCCATGTCGGTTCCCGCCGACGTCGAACTTGCCAACGGGGCCGTCGTCCGCGGCGTCACCAGCGACATGTCCAGCGGCGGTCTTATGGTCCGCATCGAGCGTGCTTTCACCGCCACGACTGGCGACTCCGTCAAACTCACCCTTCCGGTTCTCGACGGCAAAGCAACTCTGCCTGCCACGCTCGTCGGCATCGAAGGCAATACACTCCGCGCTCAGTTCGACCCGCTGACCCTCCAGGAAGAAGAGGCTCTCACCATGGTCCTCTACTCTCGCGCCGATACCTGGCTTGGCTGGGGAGAGGCCCGCGAGGCGGACCAGCCACTCACCAGCCTCCGCCGCATCGTTCAACTCGCCGGCCAGGGATTTCTCCGAACCTTTCGCAGCGGATCGAAATCGAAGGAGATATCTCCCAACGGAAAGTTAACTACAAGCGTCGTGCCGCTTCTCGCATTGGCTGTCCTGTTCTGCTCTCCCGCTCTCTCGGCACAGATCCATCCGCTTCACTCCACACACTTGCTGATACAGAACGACGCTACTACCCCGCCTCCCGCCCAGGCCGCCCCTCCAGCTCAGGCTCCGACACCAGCTCCTGCCGCGACGCCAACCCCCAGCACTCCAGCAACCCAGAATGCAACTTCGGCCGAGAACCCGCAGCCACCTCAAACCCCGCCTGCAGTGAAGCCATTCCTCTCCTACAAGGCATATGCCGCTCGACTCGCCGCTGCACAAGCTGCCGCCGCCCTGCCACCCGACACATTCGACAACGTCATCCACCTCTCCGACCTTGGCGCGCCCCGAACCATCATCATGCAAGGTGTCGATGCCTTCAATACGCTTCACTTCTCCCTACCCCAGACGCAAGTCGCCAAGACCGCAACCCTGCATCTCCGCTACCACTTCTCTCCTGGCCTCATCCCATCGCAAAGTCATCTCAAGCTGAGCCTGAACGGAACTTACTTCGCAACGCTCTCAGCGGTGACCCACGACATCCCCCAGACACCCACATCAGCCAAGCCGGTGCCTGATCCCGGCAACGACCTCCTCGAATCAACCGTAACCCTCCCCGTCGATGCGCTCACCCGCGATAATAAGCTCACCATCGAGTTCGTAGGACACTACGCCGCGCAATGCGAAGACCCATCCCACTCCACCCTCTGGGCGCATATCGATAACGACTCGACCCTCGAGGTCGCGGGATCGCTGACTCCTCTGCACGATGATCTCAAGCTCCTCCCCGCGCCCTTCTACGAGCCTCAGATCAACCATTCCGTCATTCCCATCGTCTTCCTTGGCCAGCCTTCGCAGAAAGCTCTTCAAGCAGCCGGCATCGTAGCCTCATGGTTCGGCATCCTCGCAGACTCACGCCCCATACGCTTCCCAATCTCAATCGGCACTATCCCTTCCGGCAACGCCATCGTCATCGGTCAAAGTGGAGCTTCATTTCCCGCCGCCCTTCAGATCAACTCCATCGCCGGCCCCACCATCGTCATGCGAACCAACCCGTCGGATCCCTACTCGAAGGTTCTCGTCCTGACAGGCGAAACCGACGCCGACGTCCTCAATGCAGCCCTGGCACTCGTTCTCCAACGCAATCTCCTCACCGGTGATCGCGTTCGCATACCCGAAATCAAACTACCCGCCGCTCGCGAAGCCGATGACGCGCCACGTTGGCTCAGCACCGACAGGAACATCCCGATCGGCGACCTCCTCCAAACCGCAAATCTTCAGACCGACGGCACCGATCCCATCGCCCTCTACCTTCGCCTGCCGCCCGACCTCTTCTACGGTACCCGGCAGAACCTGGGATTTCACGTCGCCTACCGCTACAACGGCGTTCCACTCTCCGACGACAGCTCTCTTCAGGTCTACCTCAACGACGCCTACGTCAACTCAACCCCTCTCTCGCACAACGACAAGCCCACTCCCGAGCGCATCGTCCCGTTCCCGGTCTCTGACCTGCGTCCCTTCTCGAACTCCGTTCTGTTGCGCTTTTTCTTCCAACTCGTCAGAAAGCCCGACTGCCCCGAAGTCGGCCTCACCAACCTTCAGGGTTCCATCCTCAAAGACTCCTACCTCGACCTCAAGGACATCCCTCACTTAGCCGTCCTGCCGAACCTCGAGATCTTTGCCAACGCCGGCTATCCCTTCACCCGCAAGGCCGACCTCTCCGACACCGCAGTCGTGCTGCCCGACACTCCGAGCACCGATGAAATCGAACTCTTCCTCACCCTGATGTCTCACTTCGGAGCGCAAACCGGCTATCCCGTCCTCAACGTCACCGTCACCAACCCCGAAGGCATGAAGCCCGACGCCCATAAGGACTACCTTGTCCTCGGCACGGTCGACGACCAGAACGCCATCAACCGTCTCAACCCCTCGCTCCCCGTCAGCGTCGATGGCAGCGGCCTTCACATCCAGGACACCCAGGACTTCTTCACACAACTCCAGCACGCCTGGTGGAAGGTCCGCAGCTCCGACCACGTCCAGTCCGGCCAGCTCGAAACCGCAGGCGGCATCCCCGACGCGCTCATCGAAGGAGTCGAGTGGCCCAGCGGATCCAAGCAGTCGGTCGTCGTCATCGCGCTCCGCGACAAGAGCGTCGTTCCGAACTTCCTCTCCACCTTCCTACAGACCTCGCAGTCCTCCGACATCTCGCAATCCGTAAGTGTCCTCCACGGCTCGCACTTCTCCTCTTATCGCATTGGCAACGACGTCTACCGCGTCGGCTCGCTCTCACTCTGGCTCCAACTCAACATGCTCTTCTCCGACTACCAGTGGCTCATGGTGATCTCCACCCTGGTCGTCTGTTTCCTTCTCGCCGTCATTCTTCGTTCTGCTCTTCGCCGACGCGCACGCGCCCGACTACAGGGAACCAGTTACACCCACTCCGCCTGA
- a CDS encoding cellulose synthase operon protein YhjQ/BcsQ, translating to MDSHGTDKITDKIDDLPVTETPEDVAVLYSWANLHGAKYRDFSASRREYRAQLRQRAAEQVKEQALLAQAEAEDAATSAEIVARHATKAALNHQTDDSDSTRRRALREAEDAGRTASAERLEAARRAEVAALAEATSRREEREIAEAHASAQRQAARYADSEIRRRGAAGAPEIPGRISDPYVPHAQPTNASPASDATVRQPAASTQESPMSNDRTEPEPRVSVQNMTPRRPQGYRPDEASGVRQIYRGPDDSQAEYTTFDPLRHLIPTQSRTVPAPPLSQDMKPISEQHATQPLSPSSEGSTELTGQRRGDPQPRAEVRTTQTEQFSASSTADSESSASTSKDHSKSTTDAPLDSTRESPPATFAPPRLSGAFRSAPPLSSTPARPVSPFSQALVPSDSSRGRRAQDDFDYQQSHSQPELPRRNPTVSSPEPVPVASARPAFQSDPAGPAWLYSPPAQPASAKPLAPPPPPPSQSSVADTLQHSRERVAARWYALKGVFEQPGQDQPEAAPVRQKETRTPVLAVFSLAGGVGKTSLVATVGRALSSMGEKVLLTDTTSHGLLPFYFGASELRHGTVRTFSPPSGSTDAPIYLVSYDVDHKTTSEDAQELLAEDIINNGRGAHRILLDLTVGSSWIVRRMSRMSPTILVPVAPDMNSVISLQTVEKFFSGVNDGDGRPLQPFYVLNQFDTSLPLHLDVREVMRRQLGDRLLPFVIRRAQSVSEALAEGMTVVDYAPDAPVAEDYLNVATWLRTVAAPATAGFRNVRWSER from the coding sequence ATGGACTCTCACGGCACCGACAAGATCACCGACAAGATCGATGATCTTCCAGTAACGGAAACACCTGAAGATGTGGCAGTACTTTATTCCTGGGCAAATCTTCACGGAGCGAAGTATCGCGACTTCTCCGCATCACGTCGCGAGTATCGCGCGCAGTTGAGACAGCGCGCTGCTGAGCAGGTAAAAGAACAGGCTCTCCTCGCTCAAGCCGAGGCGGAAGACGCCGCCACGTCGGCAGAGATCGTCGCTCGCCATGCGACAAAGGCTGCGCTCAACCACCAAACAGATGACTCCGACTCCACCAGGCGACGCGCTCTGCGCGAGGCCGAAGACGCCGGTCGGACAGCCTCAGCTGAACGACTCGAAGCCGCGCGAAGAGCCGAGGTTGCCGCATTGGCCGAAGCCACTTCCCGCCGAGAAGAACGTGAGATTGCAGAGGCGCACGCCTCGGCCCAGCGCCAGGCCGCCAGGTATGCAGACTCGGAAATTCGTCGAAGAGGCGCTGCTGGCGCTCCCGAGATTCCAGGCCGAATTTCGGACCCCTACGTTCCCCATGCCCAGCCCACAAATGCAAGCCCAGCCTCAGATGCCACCGTCCGCCAACCGGCTGCTTCGACACAGGAATCACCAATGAGCAATGATCGAACCGAGCCCGAGCCAAGGGTTTCCGTGCAAAATATGACTCCACGTCGCCCCCAGGGTTATCGCCCCGACGAGGCATCCGGCGTCCGCCAGATTTATCGCGGCCCAGATGACTCTCAAGCCGAGTACACTACTTTTGATCCGCTCAGACATTTGATTCCAACACAAAGCCGAACCGTGCCTGCACCTCCTTTATCCCAGGATATGAAGCCGATCTCAGAACAGCACGCTACTCAGCCTCTTTCGCCGTCAAGCGAAGGTTCGACTGAGCTCACAGGGCAACGTCGCGGCGATCCTCAACCGCGAGCGGAGGTCCGTACAACTCAGACTGAACAATTCTCGGCATCGTCCACAGCGGACTCCGAATCTTCAGCTTCGACTTCCAAAGATCACTCGAAGTCCACGACCGATGCGCCTCTCGATTCGACCCGGGAATCGCCACCGGCAACATTCGCTCCTCCCCGGCTGTCCGGGGCTTTCCGGTCGGCACCGCCCCTCTCTTCAACCCCTGCAAGACCCGTCTCACCGTTCTCGCAAGCTCTGGTACCTTCCGACTCCAGCCGTGGTCGCCGGGCTCAGGATGACTTCGACTATCAACAGTCACACAGTCAGCCTGAGCTGCCGCGTCGCAACCCGACGGTGTCGTCTCCCGAGCCGGTACCTGTAGCCTCTGCGCGACCCGCGTTTCAGTCAGATCCCGCAGGCCCTGCGTGGCTCTACTCCCCGCCTGCTCAGCCTGCCTCTGCAAAGCCCCTTGCGCCCCCGCCCCCACCACCTTCTCAGTCCTCAGTAGCCGATACTCTTCAACACTCCAGAGAACGCGTCGCCGCCCGTTGGTACGCCCTCAAGGGCGTGTTCGAGCAGCCTGGCCAGGACCAGCCGGAAGCCGCGCCCGTACGTCAGAAGGAAACTCGCACCCCCGTCCTGGCTGTCTTCTCTCTCGCCGGTGGCGTTGGCAAGACCAGCCTCGTCGCAACCGTAGGCCGTGCTCTCTCTTCTATGGGAGAGAAGGTTCTTCTCACGGACACCACCTCTCACGGCCTGTTGCCGTTCTACTTCGGTGCCAGCGAACTCCGCCACGGAACCGTCCGCACCTTCTCGCCCCCCAGCGGTAGCACCGACGCTCCCATCTACCTCGTCAGCTACGACGTCGATCACAAGACGACTAGTGAGGACGCCCAGGAACTGCTTGCCGAGGACATCATCAACAACGGCCGCGGAGCTCACCGCATTCTGCTTGATCTCACCGTCGGTTCCAGCTGGATCGTCCGTCGCATGTCCCGCATGAGCCCCACCATCCTCGTTCCCGTGGCCCCCGACATGAACTCCGTTATTAGCCTCCAGACCGTCGAGAAATTTTTCAGCGGCGTCAACGACGGAGATGGCCGCCCCCTACAGCCCTTCTACGTGCTCAATCAGTTCGACACCTCGCTGCCGCTGCACCTCGACGTTCGTGAGGTCATGCGTCGACAGTTAGGAGATCGCCTCCTACCCTTCGTGATTCGCCGCGCGCAGTCAGTCAGCGAAGCCCTCGCCGAGGGCATGACCGTAGTTGACTACGCGCCCGATGCACCCGTCGCCGAGGACTACCTGAACGTCGCCACCTGGCTCCGTACCGTTGCTGCACCCGCTACGGCAGGCTTCCGCAACGTACGTTGGAGCGAGCGATGA